Genomic window (Cucumis sativus cultivar 9930 chromosome 2, Cucumber_9930_V3, whole genome shotgun sequence):
GACTTGTTCATGTGTCGTCAGTGGTTGGCGGATGAGGTAAtgacttttcttattatttcttctttacaGTTTTAGAGTACTTAGTAAAACCATGTTTGTTAACTAAAAATAGTAGCTTTAGGAAGCTGGTTTGATCCCATAACCgaattaaatgttttcttttgtttctattagCATTTGGATGCACTCTTTCTTCTCATTCGCTTCAACATTAAGACAACCATGATACCTTCTGCTCAAAACTTCACAACTATAGACACACTCTTCATGGTTTGTATTCGCAACCATACTTTATgtaatgaatttgtttttgatattTGTCTTATTGTCTTATTGTATTTCGGTCTgacataaatacatatacatgcatgtatttttttttctttccagcGACTATTAGTTGCAAAGTGGCCTGAATACCAAGAATGTATTAAAGAGAATCGACCATTTCACTGGAAGGAGGAGTATTGGTTGGTTGACTATGTTGTCAGATCAAAACAAGACTTTCAAGATCCTTGGGTGAATGTTGATTACATTTACTCTCCATTCAATATCCATGGCAATCATTGGATTCTATTACGCTTGGACTTGGTAAGTTGTCAAGTTAAGGTATGGGATTCGCTTCTGTCGCTTACGAGTGCCGAAGATATGAGAAGCATATTAATGTCAATTCGAGAGATGGTGCCAAATTTGCTAGATACTACTGGATTCTTTGTTAGGAGAGGCAGATCATCAACACACAAGGAACCTTGGCCACTTGTCATTGTTGACTCCATTCCACTGTAACGCAACAATAGTGATTGTGGTGTATTTACCATTAAGTATTTCGAATATGAAGCTTCTGGTTTAGATGTAGCTACattatgtcaagaaaacatgtcatattttagaaaacaattgacATTTCAATTATGGACCAACAATCCCATGTATTGACTTTTAGTTCCAATTTTTGAAGGAATTGTATATGTTCCGaactatgtacataaatatatttatataatggaatgaataccattgttgttttattgtatgaaatttttatttcagtCTCTTGGGAAAATTGTCAAGTATGCAGTATTTTGAGATGTGGTTATCTTGcattttgataatataaagACTATATAGGTGATTGGTTTTTTGTAGGGGCTACTGCTATAGACCAACATCATTTAGGTTCGAATGTGTTTGGAGCTTTGATTGCTGCTCGGATCTTGGTTTATCCATTACTAGTAATCCTTGTTTTTGTAGGGGCTACTGTTATGGACCAACATCATTTGCATGAATTCATGGAAATGGATGTCAAGGTTTATACTTTTGGCTTTACTTCAATTACTTTAAGATATTCTATTCAGGATGTGGACAAATTGAACATATATGTGTTTTGTTAGGTCTCTCTATTGATTAGagtaaaatagtttttgttgTCAAGTAAGAAAAAGTATAATGTACATATGAAAGCTTAGGAACTAAAGTGGAATTAATATAATCATTCCAGTCTCTTtagtaacaattttattttaaaatttatactgGTTTGCATTCAGTTTTTCAACTATCATCTTctattttgttaaagaaacaCTTGAGAGTCATGTATAGGTGattatcttttattaactTATCATGTATAGGTGTTGAATATTCGTCTACTTAGGATGTTGTAATCCTTTAATTCTGCAGATTAAAACCTTAGAGTAAAAGTATTGTTGAAGATAATGAATGCAAATTTGTTCTATTGTGTATTGCTGAAGATTTTTCAATTCTGCAAATTAAATACTATTATACAAGATtgctttatatttttcttgataaatAAGGTTAAGtgtgattttgtttaaatacgttttgtttgtatatttttacaatGGAAAGTATTTCATTGATGTAATGTTTACCAAACAGATGGAACTAAGATTTTGATAGATTATATAGAATTGATGAAATATCAATTTAGAAGCAGATGCAtaattataagaaagaaacaatagaacTCTCCCTCTCTGTTTATCTTCTCTTTGTTTTGCTTGTTAGATttatttgctttctttttcctactGTGTTAAAGAAACACTTTGAGAGGTTGTATATCTGTTAATCATTTGGGTTCCATCCATTGGTTTTTTGTAGGGGCTACTGCCATTTCAAAGATTTTTCACTAGTTTTTCCACCTTAAGTTTTCTTCTCAAGTTCAGACGCTACAATATTTATCCACTGAAAACCCATGCTTACCATACTAAACCAATGGATCAATAACTCATGGAAAAGAATCAGATGGGATGGGACCTAGTTCCCCCCAAAAGCTCGAGTCTCACCCTTTGAGCTCCTTAGCTGcataatggaaagaaaaacagtttagaaagaagagaaggattTAAGGAACACTTAGAAGAACCTCGAACCTCAGTTCAAATGATCGATTTTGAACtaacaaatcaaaatggaaagaagaaggGCAAATTAATcctgcatttttcttttctatagtATACTTATATATTTCAAGTTCATACAACATTCAGGTTCTATAGAAAATACAACATTTGGGTTCATACATTTTTCAGTTTCCTCAGGTTCCAGCCCTCGTCACTCAAGGTCAACACGAAAACCTTCTGCAGCAGATCCGCTAATGTCCAACAACAGCAAGGTCAACAGTTTGCACCACAAGCCAGTCAGACTCAAGTGTCAACAGTTTGGTTACTCTATGTTCCCACTAGTCATTAGTTATTAGTCATTACTCAAAACCAGAGTTGAAAGGACATGCAATTCCAATAAGATAAAACCAAATACCATATAAAATGGTTGTTACACGCAAAGTAATACAAACATTGTGAACAAAAATACAGTAAGTAAATATTCTATAAAATGTTCACAAtaggataaataaaaaaagaaggaaagtctTGAAGTTGCAGAAGAAAAGTCTTCAACTTAGAATTGTCAGTGAGATGACTTTAGTGATCTTGCAAACAACACATGACACAATTTTATAAGCATCTTCCACCTGCATTAAAACAACGAACCTTTTTTACATCGTGATCATGCAAACAACTCAAGCACAAACCAAGCAAGTATAAAACTAATACTACGTACCAAGACGGGTACTAATCTTGTATGCTCGACTTCTCAATGTATGAAATTGGATTGGTACACGTTAATCTATTGTGGCCTGTTTCTTTACATCGACCACATTTATGCAATTTTGGTGCTTCACCGACACTTGGAATCCTATTTTTCTTCGGTCGACCAACTCTTTTCACTATTTTCGGAGGTAAGACAGTCATATGTACATATTCTTCACTTGTCTTCCATTCCGACTGATTCCCAATTGGGTAAACGACCTCCGAATATGCTGCCAACaaacattaattattgtaatagTTAGCACATAagctataaacatttatattgcGATCCCGTGCTACAACAATGGCATGTGCGCATGGTAGTTGCTCAGTTTGAAACTCCTTACAAGTGCACTCTTGAGTATGAAGATTTATGACCTCCTCTTTATCTAAATCTTTAACATGGAATTGGTAACAATCAATTGGGTTGACCTTCATTGTCAAAGCtcgttcttgtttcttttgtagaaCTAACTCTGCCCATTTAGTCAATGTAGACGTCACTTTAATGCCTTCTTCTCGACGCTCCCAAAACCAACGTTGTAGCAAAGCTCGAACATGTTCAAGGAATGAAGCAATAGGCAAATCTCTAGGTTCTTTCAGTATAGAATTCATGGACTCTGCTATATTTGTTGTCATCATATTATATCGTCTTCCTGGACAGTGAAAACGAGACCAACGTGTTATTCCAAcatcgtttaaatattttcctgaATCATTAGGAAATGCAAGAATACTTCTCCACGCTTCTGAGAACGTTGATTCACGATATGTTCTAGATGCATTGTAAAACAAAGTAGCTATAGtgtcatttttatatttatcattcaaattttgagtcaaATGTTGGACACAAAGTCCATGGAATGCGGAGGAAAAAACCGATGCAATACACttagaaaaacatgttttccGATCTGTCACGAAACCTATATTAGGCACCTATCCTATTGcacctttcaatttttctaagaACCACTGTATTGAAACATCTTTTCTCTGTCCACCACTCCAAAGGCAAgatgataaatttgattgttaccaTCCAAGCAAACAGCAACTATCAACTGACCCCGATATTTGTTCTTAAGGAATGTTCCATCCATGACTATAACCGGTCTAATGCAGTTTAAGAATCCTCGAACACATGGACCAACAgccataaaaagatatttgaagaaacGATCATCTTCAAGTTCCATGTGAAATATTGTACCTACATTTGCAAGTTTGAGAGCTTCACCATATCTAAGCAATAGATTATATGACTCTTCAGGACACCCTCGCACTCGTTCATACGCATTTTCTCTAGCGCGCCATGCTTTTTCATAACTCATATTTATGCCATAGTCTTGCCTCATGTCTTCTATGATATCACGTGGTTTGTATAGACGACCGACTCCCTTGAACTTTGACTTTATTAATTCTCCAACAACCCAAGATTTTGCTTGCCTATGGTCACGAttcaaaacgtcaagagaACACGAATGAACTTTGacatactttttaatcttaaatatatttgaatccttCAATCTCATCGCTCGCAGTCTCCAACCACACTTGTTGTCAATGCATCTAACAAAGAGAACCTCTTTTGTAGACTTTTTTACTACaaactgaagaaaaaaatttcattgcCAAGACACTAATCTCATTGACAaatcttttttggaaaaaaatatttgtcctaCATCAAACTCCTCACTTGTAGAGCTTTCTTCGGATCAATCACTCTTGTTTGTCTTCAACTTTTGGCTAGAAGAGCTGTAACGAActttagattttcctttgcaatCTTTTGTAGGAGCATCTCTATGTTGTGGGATGTCAAATGATTCACTATTCATCTCTACTGGCTCCCATGTAAAAGTCTCATCTTTCGAATCATATGACTCATATGATTCCCATATAGCCGAAGTGGTCCCTATCACGTTATCACACAagccaacttcaacttcacgaACATGAActtcattctcatttaatGTATCCATTACAATTGGAGGATGAGGGTTTAAGTTATGAGCTTGGTTGCTGCCAGATACTGAATTGTAATCTTTGCTTAAcacttttttgctttgattaCTTTTAGGCTCAAATGAGACGTATAAAGGGACCTTTAATGGATTTTCactaagaagataaaacttcaaatcacggTCATTGCTTAACTCAAATGTAGGAGCTTCGTGTTCCACTTTTATCTCATATATGCATCTTATCATTACGTCGAACTTTGAAGGGTCAACTTCTGCAAGTCATATAATTCTGCCTGTAAATctttatgtgttatttctttACTGACAACGATGCCTTTTAACATGCCTCCTTTGTATTTTCTTCGCCTCTCATCCCATGTATCACCGTAACACACTAACATGGGAACATGTGACATCCTTAAACCACCTTATACTTTTCAATTGCTGCAAAAACTGATTTGAAGTTAGAATTTGACATATCAcataaacaaagtttattaaaaaacagtagctaaatactaaataaaacgTGCATAGTCACACCCTACATGTTTACGATATTGACAGCTACGAAATGTTTACGATATTGCgagatacaaaaaacaatagttaaaAGTCACcttaaatcaattcatttcagattaaacatttcaatttaagaacctgcaagatgtctgcgagatgtttgcgagatgtctaccagatgtttgcgagataaaataataataatgataaattgctaacatcatttgaaacatctctaaaaacaaccttaaatcaacttgaaacaataaaaaataatatttgatttatacatttaagatgcaaaaatatatatacatataacacaacacAATTCAGATtcggattttaaaaaaatttaaacaaactaCAATGCGTGAGATGTTCGCCGGAGTAGAGGATGAACGACACCGGAGTAAAGCGAAAAGTTGACAAACTtttgagagagaagaagaattgcaaatgagtttttcttttttcttttttctttacgtAATCTATGAGAAGGAGAAATGCAACaaataagtttttcttttttctttttcctttacgTAATTTATGAGAAGAAGAACTGCAACagatgaatttttctttttttttttcgtttacGTAATCTATGAGGAGAAGAAGGcaattcaaaattcttttttttttccttcacgTGATGAGgatattttcgtcatttcacctctaatttgtcctaaatgtcaacttttttttacaatcaatccgAAAGTCTTTATCtccccatttttggcctatttttgtcaattccgTGAATACTTTATACAATCACAATCAATGCTCTACGAATGACACTTCAATATCACAATCAATGGTGTATAGTAATACCTTTGCTGTTGGCTGTTGGTGGAATCGGACTGAAGGTTGTTGCCGTGCTGAAGACCTCTCGATTATTATGAATATTTCCTCAAATGTTTCTTCTTTGGCAAAGTCGATGAGGTCTGCATCTTTTGATAAAATCCCAAAGGCGCATAATCTGGTTTTGCACTCGCTAGCTAGGTTTGTGGTGTCTTCTTCTTTGGATGATTTTGTTGAGCTATTGTAATTCTTCATATGCTTTGGAAGATCTAAATATCGGTTTTCGAGTGTTCTGGTTTAGTGTGTTCATgttatttctcttttacaCTTAAAGTATATgattatttacaataattacaTAATCATCTAGAATGAAGTGTCATTGGAATGatgtatttctttaatttcgtAACTATTTTGGcgttaattcttttttttctttttttatgtttacagactttttatcatttggCAGTACAGTTCTAATGTATTTAATACAATTCGGCCGTTTTAAATTTCCTTTTAGGTAGATGACAAACGTTTGagtgagtttttcttttcgatTGCATTCCTTTGTACGATAAGTGCATGTCTTAGATTGGACCTTGCAATACACACATGCCATTTAACATCCAACTTGTGCTAAAAATTACTTTGAATCTTTCACAACACAATAAACCATTGAGATTTGGAATTAACGACCATCAACAAAACTTGAgccttcaaatttataaaagttctCAACCATACACATTCATAGAAATTGAAACAGTCATATTAGTTTAAAGGTTCTTATTGTTTGGGGTCcgatttttcttccatttgacATTGATCTTAAGGGTGAAAGGATTACTCAGATTACGTTTTCATGTAATAAAATGTGACACTGATTCTTTTCTCCATTAACTTATTTAAGATTGTGGTCTATTcctttcttcaaataattgtACATGATAAAATACAATgaggaaaaaacaaataaactgtcaaaaaaagaaaaaaagaaaaacaatgccTAGAAAATCACTTGACTCGAGCATAAGTTACCGTTGCCTTCCTAGTAACCTATCACAGTGGTAAAACTTCTTTCATATCCTCCCCCAACAGACATCAATgatcattttgaatttgagttCATAGTTTCTTGAAACAATTTTATGAGCATAACGTTCAAGAACCAACGAGACCTTTGTATCGGGCATATGAGCTTAGTGACACATAAATGGTTGCACAAACTATTCCTGTCACGATGACCACCTAAATTCATGGAAAATAAGAGATAAACAAGGCATCAAactgtataaaaaaaaaattagagttttTGAAATGAGTTTCCATtcaatttttccaaaaaatacTTACCCATTTGAATACATGTTCATGATCTTCCTTCCAGGTGTATGGTATATTCATTCCAAATATTGCAGTCACTAAAGAATAAATAGACAAACAAACAGTCCCAGAGCTCAAAAAGAGTTCTAGCTGCCACATAGAACATTACATTTCTGAGaacgaaaaaaaaaccatggtATAGTTCTTGGATGTGATTTTGTTGTGGCCAGAAATCAATCAAGTGAACTGgcacttttaataaatagatgCAAAGTTTTAAGCATAagcaacaaaacaaaagctcttaaatacatttttggtCTCTAGGTTTTGAGTcaagtttttatttggttcCATAGTTTCAGTATGTTACAATTTTAGTTCTTGACATCTGAGTATTGTCACAATTTGGTCCCTAGAGTTcgagatttatatttttaatctcatttttctcATTAAATACCCATTTGTGACTTTTGAATTAAtgtttgtaaattaatttaatataattatataataattgagttacacaatttttttatcactattaaaattaatttcaaaatttcacttcataattatttttaaattaactagGGTGAGAGTTTGAGAAAATTGGgcttaaaagagaaaatcttGAAACTTAGGGaccaaatcaaaacaaaactcatTGAAGTCACTAAGGactaaatcaaaacaaaactcatTGAAATCACTGAGGACTGGAAGTGCAACCTTATGacacaaaagaaattttaccaaaagaaaaaagggtttcATTTCAGTTTTAGAAAGAGCACCTGAATGAGTTGATTCCTGTGATTGTCAAGCTGCAACAGATGAGAAAAGCATTTGATACAGAAACAAAAGTACATAGTAGTGCATAGCTTAGAAGATGGAgtaaaagttacaaaaaacaattttaatggCATGAGAGAACTTTAAACAGTCAACCATGTTGTATGATTTACCTGAATATTGATGTAATCCTCTGTGTCATCAATATACTCCCGCAACTGGTGATGGAAGATgatgatttcaaaatatatgataaaagaaaTCCCACAGAATCAGAAAGTTTCATATACGAAATATCAGATAAGAACAGAAAGCACTTATAACAGACACTTCTGAAGTTTAGTTCATACCGTGATTAGTTTGTTTAATGTACCTTCAATTTGCATAAAGTAAGCCTGCAGAATATTAAGAATAAAGCTCAACCAGATCTTGATTTACTTGCCTCTATACAAAAAGACTATCATGTTCTTGAAGACATAGATTGTACCTCGAGTAGCATTTCAAGTTCCTCAACATCATTCTCTCCTCGTATAGTAATCGCACTCACTCTACTTGTTCTAGAGATCTTTGAATAGTCCTTAGGAGAAGCAAGAAACCAGATTGGAGTCCCTGAGCCACTTTCAGGGGTGCCAGCTACTTTACGTGACAAGTAAAGTTCTGCCATGTCGTCATCATCATCCAGAAGTTGTTCAAGTTCATCCCTAACCTGAAATGAGAATGGTATAATATCCTGTTCTTTTGACAAGCAAATAGGTGAGGGATCAACACACCCAAGCCAAAAAATTGAACCTCCCAAGAAACTTTTGGGTGAATGTGCAGTTTTCGAGGGAATTAGTTGGCTCATATTTATGTCAAGAATGGTCGTATATCATACCGCTTTCCAGCTCATTTTGTCTCTACCATACTAGAATTAAAAGTAGCAACGGGAACATAAAATGTGGCAGTCCAATATTCTCAGCAAGAAGAAAAGTGAATTGCAAGAATGGTGTTTACTGAAAGTTCTATAGGTTGCTGAAAGAGTAAAATTGAATCAATACAGCCTATTAGATAGCAGGGGATTGTAGACCAACAGTGCAATTTGTTGGCTTTTCGATATAAGGAATTAAAGAAGTTTGAATTTCCAAAGGTGAAGCAAAGTATATTTTCCTAATGCTATTGAGAGAAATGGAAGACATATTACCATAAAAATACAACACAATTTATAGCTTAAGAAAAAGCTATCTAATTAGCTCCACCTaacacactaaaaaatattcCACCAACATTCCCTTACGTAGTGTTAGAGTTATAATAACCTACCAACATTAACGGCACAGTAACCTACCAACATCATCGTTAACATATATTATTCCACCAtaatatttgagaaaagagtGACAAATGTGGACATCTTGGTCCTAAAGCATTTTCTCAACACTCCTTGCTTTAGAGCAAACAACACCAAGTCTCATTTTCACGTTGTCACAAATTTATCATGCATTGGAGTTGCTCTATAAGCGTACTACCGTCGTCGGCTAGCCTTTGTGGAGTTCTGAGAGGTGTAACGTAGGGCATTTTGTCAAACCTCAAATTGGGTGTTTCTTGAACTGTTTTACTTCTTGGTGAATTTGTCACCTCTGGGTTCATTAAGGGAATGGGTCTTGCATGGCTTAGAATTGAAAGATTCTTTGTTAGAGTTGGGTTTTTGTATTGGTTTTTCCTTCTTGTTAGGTGGTGGTTCAAATGGGTAAACTTCAGGATTAAAATGTTggatttatcaattttatccTCCTTCCCTACAATTGAAGGGCTCAATTGCtcattcttcatattttttttacataatgaGCTTCTTTAATCTCACACCCACAAGTCATTAAACACACTTTGCATGTTACCATCTTCTTGTTCTTTGAAACCTCTAACTTATTCCCCGTAGAACTCGCTTTCAATTGCATTCCATATTCCATCATTTCAGTTTTTTGGAGATTTGATCCCATCATGAAACTTGAGCATGTTTGTATTGACCTTTTAAGTGTttataaacactttttttgtaCTTAGAAACGCttatttaaacacttaaaactTGAGCATGTTGTTGGTCCTAAAGCACTTTCTCAACACAATTGAAGATCCAGAACATGGAACAGtagataataaaaagaaaggtttaataaaaacaaaaacttatcatattttatgaattatcATCCGGAAAATTTAGGAAGGcaatattgtatttttgttgtctTATGTCTTCTTTCGAGTATTTTATTCCTGTGGATTTAGAGCATTGGTCTCTCTTTTTAtcagtgaaaaaaaatcgttcaCAAGCAATGCAACTTAGGGCTAATTAGCCATTAGTTCATATCTCCTTAAGTTGcaattttttgttatgaaaGGGCATAATAGTTGAAGGCCAAAGAGCAGGGAAAGCAACGTAGGGCTCAGCCTCGTTCTATAGATGATGCAGAAAATTAACTACCTTTTGCACCCGATTTGTCAACCTTGTCATTGCACTCTTCAGTTTGCGCACTCGGTCCAAGTTACGACTGCTAATCTGCATACAAATGCCAAATTTATTGAttcagaagaagaaagggagaCCAGTGGCCAAACAGGTAATACATTAAAATGGTTTCCGATGGGAATACAACCAAATTAAAGTCCCACACCAGTTAGATAAGGGAATGATCATGAGTATATAAGTGAGAACAATTATTTCCATTGATGTGAAGTCTTTTGGAGtgaaaccaaaaagaaaatctaggAGGGTATATGTCCAAAGTGGACAATATCATTCCATTATAGCGATATTTAGAGGAGACGTCGTCCTAACATTCGTTCGCAAGCCAATTATTCAACCATAGGCCATAAGCATATGTGAAACGTTTTAAAAGTCAGCTTTTTTAAGAACATAATGATATATGCATTATGCAGtactattttgaaagttcgcattgaattttgattaattgaaTGGCATGTCCCTCTTCCGATGTCCCATccataattataaaactaaaatagaatcTCCAAATGAAAGACAACAAATCATATAATACTATTATATACTTTACCATATCTTCTTTCTAGTAAAGAAATCAACCTTCATTCAGTCTTTGATAATCACAATTCAAGTCATTACTAGAGAAAAATAGGACGGTAAGAACGATTATACATAAAAGCCCCTCCAAGATAATTATCTTGATGAAaaagttgtgtttcttttgaaGGAAATCAATCTAACtgaaacatgaaaatatattaaatctGGATATTTGTTCATCAAATCCACCAATAAACTGAATGCTTCCAGTTAATCATCAAGGCTAGAGAACTTGAGATGAATCaggaatttagaaaaaaaaaacaaagaaacaaagaaaatcaagaaaaaaactccattgctttttttaaactaataaaagaaagaaggctGTATAATGTGTATTATAGATCGCCTAATCTTACCCCTGTTTCATTGATATAACTAAAGTTTAAGcagtaaaaaaatttggatatCCACTGAAGGAGCAGAATTAAACAAGCTTCACCTTGGAGGTCAGCTCATCTAAAGCAGGATAAGTATCAGTCTCTAATTCTCTTGTGCGTGCATCAAGAAAACTACAAATTGCTTCGAGTGCGACCTCTAAAGCACGAAATTCAAATGGAAATTCTGCATTGAATGACGAAAACTTAAAAGTCAAAAAAGGAATATCAAACTACTATATTGAAGAgcacaaaattttcaagcaaCAATACTTATCTTTCCAAACATGGCATCACAGAGCACAAAAAAACAACCCATAAGACAAAATTTCACCAATATATACCGTTTTCAGCCAACTCATTTTGGGTGGTAGATggctcttcttcttccccttGCCCTTGGTATAGGGAATTTGTCGAAGGCAGCCGTCTCTGCAGTTCTTCGACAATTGGAACTACATTTTCATCCATTGGATCTCTAAGCAACACCTAtactcaaaaaagaaaaaaaaataataatgatatcttccacaaaatataaagaaaaatagaaagaaagaaaaaaattgaacagtGTGGAAATTGGACCTAGAAGAAGAGTTTGAATTCTTAATATCTTATTCTAGCTAGTTCTGTCTTACATTTTGGTTTGTCAAACGTATAACTTTTTGTCAATGTGATACATCCTTTGAACGGTCTAGACACATAAATACTTCCATTAACATATATAGTCAACTTGAACCCCTTTAAGCAGTGTTAAAAACCCCAAAGAaaggatttgaatttttgtttttcttttaaagaaaataccCATCATTAGGTAAACagagtaaaacaaaaattggcctaaaatataccaaacaaagcaacaaattaaagagaatCTTAATTATTGTAAGATTAACAAAGCATTACCTCGTCTGCCGTGATAATAGATTTGATATGCTGGACCAAATCCCAAAGCAACacccaaaaaacaaaatcagtaaaataataaaacaaacaaattcaagATTAGATCaacataatttaatcaaaagaaCCAAATCTCCAGTAACTTCACTTCACCTCCAAATTGAGAACAATTACTCTTTCTCTACCCAAGATAGTGGAAGGATAGGACAGCAAAGGATCAAGAAGCCGAAGATCTCTGGCATTAATCTGAACTCTTTCCATAATGACATACTTATCCACATCCAAAATCGTACTCCTTCCTTCACGGTCCAACGAAACCCAGCTTCTGGAAACCGCAGtagtcttcttcttcgtcgtagtctgcttcttcttcttcttcaccgaACTAACCTGAGATTCCACAGGGATTACAAACCCATCACCACCCATCTCTGAAGCTACGAGTTCAATCCCAACCCACAAACATTAttgctcttcttctt
Coding sequences:
- the LOC101220452 gene encoding magnesium transporter MRS2-I, with the protein product MGGDGFVIPVESQVSSVKKKKKQTTTKKKTTAVSRSWVSLDREGRSTILDVDKYVIMERVQINARDLRLLDPLLSYPSTILGRERVIVLNLEHIKSIITADEVLLRDPMDENVVPIVEELQRRLPSTNSLYQGQGEEEEPSTTQNELAENEFPFEFRALEVALEAICSFLDARTRELETDTYPALDELTSKISSRNLDRVRKLKSAMTRLTNRVQKVRDELEQLLDDDDDMAELYLSRKVAGTPESGSGTPIWFLASPKDYSKISRTSRVSAITIRGENDVEELEMLLEAYFMQIEGTLNKLITLREYIDDTEDYINIQLDNHRNQLIQLELFLSSGTVCLSIYSLVTAIFGMNIPYTWKEDHEHVFKWVVIVTGIVCATIYVSLSSYARYKGLVGS